A region of Rhodospirillales bacterium DNA encodes the following proteins:
- a CDS encoding SDR family oxidoreductase, with product MKEGDSGLAGKVAIVTGGGAAGDGIGNGRAAAILLARAGVKVMVVDRDVALAQRTVDMIAAEGGTATASAVDVTDEAQCAAMVEEAVHRHGRLDFLDNNVGIGSRGTVVEEKPEIWRRVMQVNVETMYLVAKYAIPAMVGTAGGGAIVNVSSISALRPRGLTAYTTSKAAVIGLTKAMAVDHGPQGIRVNCVAPGPVYTPMVYAPGMTEEARAQRRRASVLAREGTGWDIGHAVRFLMSDHARYITGQTLVVDGGATLVGPSRSPNDEH from the coding sequence ATGAAGGAAGGCGACTCCGGCCTGGCCGGCAAGGTCGCGATCGTCACCGGCGGCGGCGCCGCCGGCGACGGCATCGGCAACGGCCGCGCCGCCGCGATCCTGCTGGCGCGCGCCGGCGTGAAGGTGATGGTGGTCGACCGCGACGTGGCGCTGGCGCAGCGCACCGTCGACATGATCGCGGCCGAAGGCGGCACCGCCACGGCGTCGGCGGTCGACGTCACCGACGAGGCGCAGTGCGCCGCGATGGTCGAGGAGGCGGTGCACCGCCACGGCCGGCTGGACTTCCTCGACAACAACGTCGGAATCGGCAGCCGCGGCACGGTGGTCGAGGAGAAGCCGGAGATCTGGCGCCGCGTCATGCAGGTCAACGTCGAGACCATGTACCTCGTCGCCAAATACGCGATCCCGGCGATGGTCGGCACGGCCGGCGGCGGCGCCATCGTCAACGTATCGTCGATCTCGGCGCTGCGGCCGCGCGGACTGACGGCCTACACCACGTCGAAGGCCGCCGTGATCGGCCTGACGAAGGCGATGGCGGTCGACCACGGCCCGCAGGGGATCCGCGTCAACTGCGTCGCGCCGGGGCCGGTCTACACGCCGATGGTCTACGCGCCGGGCATGACCGAGGAGGCGCGCGCCCAGCGCCGCCGCGCCTCGGTGCTGGCGCGCGAGGGCACCGGCTGGGACATCGGCCACGCCGTGCGCTTCCTGATGAGCGACCACGCCCGCTACATCACCGGCCAGACGCTGGTGGTCGACGGCGGCGCGACGCTGGTCGGCCCGTCGCGCTCGCCCAACGACGAGCACTGA
- a CDS encoding CoA transferase, whose product MNAVLAAGGRPPRADDSVAFAGADPVFPTPYRVGAAGAAALGAIGLAMSDLWRLRAGRGQAVAIDVRAAAASLRSNVYVTRDGEKPVSWDPLSGHYPTRDGRHMFLHTNHPHHRAGALRVAGAAADDRAALAAAVAKWDVQDIEDAIAAAGMVGGMTRTPEEWRAHPHSRAVAGLPLFDIVRIGDAPPRPLPAGARPLSGIRVLDLTRVLAGPTAGRVLAENGADVLHIAAPHLPYQTEILMDTGHGKRCAWLDLRDASDVDRLKALAADADVFSQGYRPGALARRGFSPEALAALRPGIVCLSLCAYSHAGPWSDRRGFDSIVQNVTGLAVGGSSLATPRNLPVQANDYIAGYLAALGIALALARRATEGGSWLVRVSLVQVAQWLAGMERIDAAGAPADLPADEIDRLCMESVGPFGRLRHLKPVIGLSETPPFHARPAEPLGSSPAAWS is encoded by the coding sequence ATGAACGCCGTGCTCGCGGCCGGCGGCCGGCCGCCGCGGGCCGACGATTCCGTGGCCTTCGCCGGCGCCGATCCGGTGTTCCCCACGCCCTACCGCGTCGGTGCCGCCGGCGCCGCCGCGCTGGGCGCGATCGGGCTGGCGATGTCCGATCTCTGGCGCCTGCGCGCCGGCCGCGGCCAGGCGGTCGCCATCGACGTCCGCGCGGCGGCGGCGTCGCTGCGCAGCAACGTCTACGTGACGCGCGACGGCGAGAAGCCGGTGAGCTGGGATCCGCTCAGCGGCCACTATCCGACGCGCGACGGCCGCCACATGTTCCTGCACACCAACCATCCGCACCACCGTGCCGGCGCGCTGCGGGTCGCGGGCGCGGCGGCCGACGACCGCGCCGCGCTGGCCGCCGCCGTGGCGAAATGGGACGTCCAGGACATCGAGGACGCGATCGCGGCGGCCGGCATGGTCGGCGGCATGACGCGCACGCCGGAGGAATGGCGGGCGCATCCCCACAGCCGCGCCGTGGCCGGCCTGCCGCTGTTCGACATCGTGAGGATCGGCGACGCGCCGCCCCGGCCGCTGCCGGCGGGCGCGCGTCCGCTGTCGGGAATCCGCGTGCTCGACCTGACGCGCGTGCTGGCGGGTCCGACGGCGGGCCGCGTACTGGCCGAGAACGGCGCCGACGTGCTGCACATCGCCGCGCCGCATCTGCCCTACCAGACCGAGATCCTGATGGACACCGGCCACGGCAAGCGCTGCGCCTGGCTCGACCTGCGCGACGCCTCCGACGTCGACCGGCTCAAGGCGCTGGCCGCCGACGCCGACGTGTTCAGCCAGGGCTACCGGCCCGGCGCGCTGGCGCGGCGCGGCTTCTCGCCCGAGGCGCTGGCGGCGCTGCGGCCGGGCATCGTCTGCCTCAGCCTGTGCGCCTATTCGCATGCCGGGCCGTGGTCGGACCGCCGCGGCTTCGACTCGATCGTGCAGAACGTCACCGGCCTGGCGGTCGGCGGCAGTTCGCTGGCGACGCCGCGCAATCTGCCGGTGCAGGCCAACGACTACATCGCGGGCTATCTCGCCGCGCTGGGCATCGCGCTGGCGCTGGCGCGGCGCGCCACCGAGGGCGGCTCGTGGCTGGTGCGAGTGTCGCTGGTGCAGGTCGCGCAGTGGCTGGCGGGCATGGAACGGATCGACGCGGCGGGCGCGCCGGCCGATCTGCCGGCCGACGAGATCGACCGCCTGTGCATGGAGAGCGTCGGCCCGTTCGGCCGGCTGCGCCACCTCAAGCCGGTGATCGGCCTGTCCGAGACGCCGCCGTTCCACGCCCGCCCGGCCGAGCCGCTGGGCTCCTCGCCGGCGGCGTGGAGCTGA
- a CDS encoding ABC transporter substrate-binding protein has product MTGLLGGAGAASLLAASIPALAQVPARAKDGMVVIGMSLEPPVLDPNLNAAAAVREITYQNIYESLTRIARDGSIVPGLAESWTVSADGTEYVFKLRAEVKYHDGEPCTADDVKFTLDRLSAPDATAPGKSLYTTIKSVDVVDPTTVKLTLKGPDAFLLYNVGIGDASIMGRKSAATNGVKPVGTGPFMFKERKEGDSVTLFKSPTYRDPASIKLIKLVFKFIKDAAAQLNALKAGDVDTFPGFQSPEQVGQIKADPRFAVVIGSTQGETILATNNGRKPFDDLRVRQAIAHALNRDDLIAGENGFALPIGSHFPPHDRAYVDLTKTYPFDIAKGKKLLADAGHPNGFEATLKLPPVGYAQRSGEIVVSQLGKIGIKLKITQLQWPQWLAEVFKERNYDLTIVAHTEANDLDRYARDGYYWGYDSKAFKDNWAAVIKEADPAKRAELVKKAQKIIADDAVNGFLYQLGKVGVWNKNLVGMWENSPTPSIDMSGVSWKL; this is encoded by the coding sequence ATGACCGGCCTTCTCGGCGGCGCCGGCGCCGCCTCGTTGCTGGCCGCCTCGATCCCGGCGCTGGCGCAGGTGCCGGCCCGCGCGAAGGACGGCATGGTCGTGATCGGCATGTCGCTCGAGCCGCCGGTGCTCGATCCCAATCTCAACGCCGCCGCCGCGGTGCGCGAGATCACCTACCAGAACATCTACGAGAGCCTCACCCGCATCGCGCGCGACGGCAGCATCGTGCCGGGTCTGGCGGAGAGCTGGACGGTGTCGGCCGACGGCACCGAGTACGTGTTCAAGCTGCGCGCGGAGGTGAAGTACCACGACGGCGAGCCGTGCACCGCCGACGACGTGAAGTTCACGCTCGACCGCCTTTCGGCGCCCGACGCGACGGCGCCCGGAAAATCGCTCTACACGACGATCAAATCGGTCGACGTGGTCGATCCCACGACCGTGAAGCTGACGCTCAAGGGGCCGGACGCGTTCCTGCTCTATAATGTCGGTATCGGCGACGCCTCGATCATGGGCCGCAAGAGCGCCGCGACCAACGGCGTCAAGCCGGTCGGCACCGGCCCGTTCATGTTCAAGGAGCGCAAGGAGGGCGACTCCGTCACCCTCTTCAAATCGCCGACCTACCGCGACCCGGCGTCGATCAAGCTCATCAAGCTGGTGTTCAAGTTCATCAAGGACGCCGCCGCGCAGCTCAACGCGCTCAAGGCCGGCGACGTCGACACCTTCCCCGGCTTCCAGTCGCCCGAGCAGGTCGGCCAGATCAAGGCCGATCCGCGCTTCGCCGTGGTGATCGGCTCGACCCAGGGCGAGACGATCCTCGCCACCAACAACGGGCGCAAGCCGTTCGACGATCTGCGCGTGCGCCAGGCGATCGCCCACGCCCTCAACCGCGATGACCTGATCGCCGGCGAGAACGGCTTCGCCCTGCCGATCGGCAGCCACTTCCCGCCGCACGACCGGGCCTATGTCGACCTGACGAAGACCTATCCGTTCGACATCGCGAAGGGAAAGAAATTGCTGGCCGACGCCGGCCATCCCAACGGCTTCGAGGCGACCTTGAAGCTGCCGCCGGTCGGCTACGCGCAGCGCTCCGGCGAGATCGTCGTCAGCCAGCTCGGCAAGATCGGCATCAAGCTGAAGATCACCCAGCTCCAGTGGCCGCAATGGCTGGCGGAGGTGTTCAAGGAGCGCAACTACGACCTCACCATCGTCGCGCACACCGAGGCCAACGACCTCGACCGCTACGCGCGCGACGGATACTACTGGGGCTACGATTCCAAGGCGTTCAAGGACAACTGGGCGGCGGTCATCAAGGAGGCCGATCCGGCCAAACGCGCCGAGCTGGTCAAGAAGGCGCAGAAGATCATCGCCGACGACGCCGTCAACGGCTTCCTCTACCAGCTCGGCAAGGTCGGCGTGTGGAACAAGAACCTGGTCGGCATGTGGGAGAACTCGCCCACGCCCTCGATCGACATGAGCGGCGTGTCCTGGAAGCTCTAG
- a CDS encoding YihA family ribosome biogenesis GTP-binding protein: MTDDTQFTDEAIEAGRRLFAGRCDFIAGAASIESLPPIGAPEVAFAGRSNVGKSSLVNALTGRTTLARVSSKPGHTRQLNFFDLDGRLALVDLPGYGFAQVSKSLKAGWQDLAAAYLRGRPTLARVCLLIDSRHGVKESDRETMRNLDKAAVVYQLILTKIDEVPPSKVGAALDAARAVAAKHTAAHPEPLATSSETKAGIPELRATLAALV, encoded by the coding sequence ATGACCGACGACACTCAATTCACCGACGAGGCCATCGAGGCCGGGCGGCGGCTGTTCGCGGGGCGCTGCGATTTCATCGCCGGCGCGGCCTCGATAGAATCGCTGCCGCCGATCGGCGCGCCGGAGGTGGCGTTCGCCGGCCGCTCCAACGTCGGCAAGTCGAGCCTGGTCAACGCGCTCACCGGGCGCACGACGCTGGCGCGGGTGTCGTCCAAGCCCGGCCACACGCGGCAGCTCAACTTCTTCGATCTCGACGGCCGGCTCGCGCTGGTCGATCTACCGGGCTACGGCTTCGCGCAGGTGTCGAAGAGCCTGAAGGCCGGCTGGCAGGATCTCGCCGCCGCCTATCTGCGCGGCCGCCCGACCCTGGCGCGCGTCTGCCTGCTGATCGATTCGCGCCACGGCGTGAAGGAGAGCGACCGCGAGACCATGCGCAACCTCGACAAGGCGGCGGTGGTCTACCAGCTGATCCTGACCAAGATCGACGAGGTGCCGCCGTCGAAGGTCGGCGCCGCGCTCGACGCCGCGCGCGCCGTCGCCGCCAAGCACACCGCCGCCCATCCCGAGCCGCTGGCCACCAGCAGCGAGACCAAGGCCGGCATCCCCGAGCTGCGCGCCACGCTGGCGGCGCTGGTGTGA
- a CDS encoding ABC transporter ATP-binding protein encodes MAKLSLRGLTKRFGAVAAVDAVDLDLGDGEFVSLLGPSGCGKTTTLRMLAGFVPPTEGRIEMGGLVVSSPASVVPPEKRGMSMIFQSYAIWPNMTVAENVAFGLKLRKLGRAEIEDRVARILDVVRLGALKDRYPAELSGGQQQRVALARAIVVEPQVLLLDEPLSNLDATLREEMRFEIRRLHDEFKVTSVYVTHDQAEAMVTSDRIVVMNHGRIEQIDTPQSLYLRPRTRFTAGFIGRTNLLEGVADGGVLRFDGFSIPAAAVPGAPAAGKVAVSIRPHAIGLRARVDGGDLIGIGIAGVVRKRAYLGDSWDYQVAPAGASDAAMLRVSAPPHEAVDIDAAVTLVIDPKQIAVVAD; translated from the coding sequence ATGGCGAAGCTCTCCCTGCGCGGCCTGACCAAGCGCTTCGGCGCCGTCGCCGCGGTCGACGCCGTCGACCTCGATCTCGGCGACGGCGAGTTCGTCTCGCTGCTGGGCCCGTCGGGCTGCGGCAAGACCACGACCCTGCGCATGCTCGCCGGCTTCGTGCCGCCGACCGAGGGCCGCATCGAGATGGGCGGCCTCGTCGTGTCGTCGCCCGCCAGCGTCGTGCCGCCGGAGAAGCGCGGCATGTCGATGATCTTCCAAAGCTACGCCATCTGGCCGAACATGACGGTGGCGGAGAACGTCGCGTTCGGGCTGAAGCTGCGCAAGCTCGGCCGCGCCGAGATCGAGGACAGGGTCGCGCGCATCCTCGACGTCGTGCGGCTGGGGGCGCTGAAGGACCGCTACCCCGCCGAGCTCTCCGGCGGCCAGCAGCAGCGCGTGGCGCTGGCGCGCGCCATCGTGGTCGAGCCGCAGGTGCTGCTGCTCGACGAGCCGCTCAGCAACCTCGACGCCACGCTGCGCGAGGAGATGCGGTTCGAGATCCGCCGCCTGCACGACGAGTTCAAGGTAACCTCGGTCTACGTCACCCACGACCAGGCCGAGGCGATGGTGACGTCGGACCGCATCGTGGTCATGAACCACGGCCGCATCGAGCAGATCGACACGCCGCAATCGCTCTACCTGCGGCCGCGCACACGTTTCACCGCCGGCTTCATCGGCCGCACCAATCTGCTGGAGGGCGTCGCCGACGGCGGCGTGCTGCGCTTCGACGGCTTCTCGATCCCCGCCGCCGCCGTGCCCGGCGCGCCGGCCGCCGGCAAGGTGGCGGTCTCGATCCGGCCGCACGCCATCGGGTTGCGCGCCCGCGTCGACGGCGGCGATCTCATCGGAATCGGCATCGCCGGCGTGGTCCGCAAGCGCGCCTATCTCGGCGATTCGTGGGACTACCAGGTCGCGCCCGCCGGCGCCTCCGACGCCGCGATGCTGCGTGTCAGCGCGCCGCCGCACGAGGCCGTCGATATCGACGCCGCCGTGACGCTGGTGATCGACCCGAAGCAGATCGCCGTCGTCGCCGATTGA